AAAGTGCTTGATTTTACTTGGTGATCCCAGCGGGAGTCGAACCCGCGTTCCCGACGTGAGAGGCCGGTGTCCTAACCACTAGACGATGGGACCGTCTGTCGCGCGCCCACCTTAGGGGAAGTGGGTTTGGCTGAGGAGGAAGGACTCGAACCTTCAATCGCCTGATCCAGAGTCAGGTGGCTTGCCAATTAGCCGACTCCTCAGCGCTAGAAAAATATAACCAAGCATCCGGTCTCGCGCCACCGCGGAGGTATAAGCTTTTGAACGGGGTTGCGGCGTAACTGTGAGACCAAACGGTCATGGCGGAGCAAGCGGTCCCTCAGGTCGCTGTCCTCCTTCGGCATAGGCTGCGCCACTCGCACCGGGTTTTTCGGTGAGACCGGAACCGCGCGACTCACGCGGATTTGTTCTGGGCCCGAGCAGTCTTCACCAACTCCCGCAAGCAGGTTTCAACATAACTTTTTCCCGCGGCATCTCGGCGATCTCGCTTGAAGGCAGTTGACCCTGCCGTTAGAAGCCGCGGATGTCCGCAATAACAAACCGCCAAGACCAATGAGTCGGAAAAAGGCGACTCCGGTCGTTGAATCCTATTGCTAGCTTAGCTAGCTTGCCGGACTGTGAAATGGCGCAAGGCCTCAGCGTGGCGATCGCACAGAGCATCGCAGCGGGCAAGCAGAGAGGAATCCTGACAATTGTGCTCGATCATGTAGCCAAGTTCGCCGAGGTCATGGACCAGTAGCCGCAGGCAGCGTTCGTACTCGTCAGGTGCCTGCACCGCTTTCAACAGGTCAGCGACCAGGTCTTCGAGCTCGGTTTCTTCGACTTCGAGCGCCATCTCAAGGGCGCGCTGAATGCGCAGTCCCGGCTTGGCCTCGCGATGGAATCGAGCCAACAATTCGCGGAGTTTCACGATAGCGGAGTCTTCCAGCGAGATCGGGCCAGGCGCATCGAGCTTGCCCTCAAGGTCGAGGACTGTCCAAACCAGGTCGAGGGCCCCGACATGGCGGGCTTCGTCGCGCGCCATGCCAAACCAGAAATCCTGCAGCTTGCGTTCCGCGGCAAACAACTTCGCAAGCCGCGCATAAAGGGCCATGCTCTCTTTCTCAAGAGCAATCGTCGTTTCCAAGGCGTCGCGGGTTGTAGCCATCAATCTGATGATACTCCGCGTCTACTTTCGCCGAAAAGATGAGGATACTCAACCACCGAGGCACAACCTCCAGGAATTACCAGCAAAGCCTTCCGTGCAATCCCAACCCAGCCGAAAGGAGCTGCGCCGCAGCTTAGCCGGCCCTCCTTGCCCAGCGTCACAAGGCAAGGGAAATGGGGTGCATCCTCTTTAGGCTACACCCTTCCCATTCATGGCCGCACTTAACGTGCTATTTCGGTTGACCGGGTCTCACGGATCACGGTGACTCGAATCTGGCCCGGATAGGTCATATCGGTTTCGATCTTGCGGGCGACGTCACGTGCGAGCATCGCGGAATCCTCGTCGGAAACCTGACCGGGCTCGACGATCACGCGCATCTCGCGGCCGGCCTGGACCGCGAAGCATTTTTCAACCCCGCGAAACGACTTGGCGATTTGCTCCAGGTCTTCGAGCCGTTTCACGTAGCTCTCGAGCACTTCGCGCCGCGCTCCGGGGCGAGCGCCCGACAGTGCATCGGCCGCGTCGACCAGCGGGGCCAGGATGGTCTCGGCTTTGACCTCCTCATGATGCGCCGCGATGGCATTTACGATCTTCGCCGATTCGCCGTACTTGCGCGCCAGCTCCGCGCCGATCAGCGCGTGCGACCCCTCGACTTCGTGGGTCAGCGCCTTGCCGATATCATGCAGCAGCGCGGCTCGACGAGCCTGCTTTTCGTTGAGTCCCAGCTCCGCAGCCATCGCTCCGGCAATGAACGCCGCTTCGATCGAGTGCATGAGGACGTTCTGCGCATAACTGTAGCGGTACTTGAGCATGCCGAGCAGCTTCACCAGCTCCGGATGAATGCCGTGGACCCCGACCTCGATGATCGAGCGCTGTCCGGCCTCGCGAATCGACTCTTCGACCTCCTGTTCCGCTTTGCGGACCACCTCCTCGATGCGGCCCGGATGAATACGGCCATCCGAGATGAGCCGTTCCAGGGCGACTCGAGCGATTTCGCGGCGAATCGGATTGTGACACGAGATGACCACCGCCTCCGGCGTGTCGTCGATGATGATATCGACGCCGGTGGCAGCCTCGATAGCACGGATGTTGCGGCCTTCGCGCCCGATGATGCGCCCCTTCATCTCGTCGGTGGGCAATGCGATCACGGCGACGGTACGCTCGGCAACGAACTCGCCGGCTAGCCGTTCGATGGCGATCGAGACGATACGCTTGGCCCGGCGGTCTGCTTCTTCACGAGCTTCTTCCTCGACCACGCGGATGTGGCGGGCCGCATCGGTACGGGCCTGCCCGATCATTTCGTCCATCAAGCTGCGTTTAGCCTCCTCGCGGGTGAGGCCGGCTACCGCCTCCAGCTTGGTGCGAGCCTCGTCGACCAGTTTCTGGCGTTCTTCTTCCTTTTCGGCGAGGTTCTTCTCGCGCGTGCGAAAACTTTGCTCGCGCCGATTGAGATCCCCCTCGCGGCGTTCGAAGGCCTCCTGGCGTTTTTCGAACGCTTCCTCGCGTGATTCAAGTTTGGTTTCCGCCTGCTGCATCTCGCGGCGGCGATCGCGCACTTCACGCTCGGCGTCGGCGCGAGCGCCGACCACCAGGTCCTTGGCCCTTACTTCTGCTTCCTTGATGATTAATTCGCCTCTGGTTTGTGCCTCCCTGACCGTTTCTTCGGCTTGAACTCGAGCGGCTTCCTGGTCGACGGCGCTCACACGTCGCCGCGTCAATCCCCACACCAGGAAGATCGCGCTGCCAACTACGAATCCCAGGATTGCGACTATCAGATTCACCCGGGTGTACCTCCTCGGCCCACCTCTGCCGCGAGCGGCTGAACCTGCGGTTCGGCCACCCGAATGAGGGCGGACTCGGTAATGATGTATTGAAGCCGCCGGTCGAAGGATTCCTGCGGAATCCGATCCAGCAGCTGGAAAGAATAGGCGAGACCTACCGTGATCGCTTCACGCGGCAACGCCGCCAGGAAACGATCATAATGGCCTCCACCCCGGCCAAGCCGCTGGCCCTGCGGTCCAAACGCCAACCCGGGAACCACTACTATCGCGCGCGCCAGCTCATAAGGTCGTGCGCTTGCACTTTCGGAGCCCGGCTCGCGGATGCCGAAGGCTCCCCTAACCAGCTCCGATAAGGCATGAACCCGCGCCACCGTCATGGTCTCGCGATCCCGGCGCTGGCGGGGAAAAAAGAGCTCCTTTCCGGATGCGATCGCGTCGGAGGCGACCAGATCCATGGCAACTTCGTTATCGATCGGAGAATAAAGAACGACCGCCGGCGCGTCACGGTAGCAATCGGTCGCAAGCAGCCGGCGCTGAATCGTAACCGAGCGCGATTTCGTAAAGTGCGGCGCCAGTGATGCGCGGCATTCACCGAGCATCGTGCGCAGGTATTTTTTCTGGTCCGCCATGGTTCATGCCATGGCGGGAGCGGGATCAACTACTCAACCACCACTGAACGCTTGCGCCTTGGTTCGAACCCGGACCTCGCCCCGGTGGACCGCAATCGAGCAGATCGCGATACGCTCGCGGATATTGCGCCGATCCACCGACAAATCCTCTCACGGGCCGCGCGATCGCGGGCCTCGCGTTGTGGCTAGTTACCAAACCCAGTTCCCCGCCCCCGTACCATCGCTCTAGATCCTCATGGGCATGTGCGCGTGCGGGCATGGCTCTCACAACTCCTTGCCTTCAATCGCGGCGCTCAGCCTCTTGTTCATCGCCTCGATATGCTCGACCAATGCCGTATGCTCTTGGCGCAGGCGCTCGAGCTCGTCGGCGAAGTTTAGTGCCGCCAAAATCGCCAGGTGGACCGAGCTTACCGCCTGGGTTCCGGCGCGGATGTTTTTGATCTTTCCATCAACCGTGCGAGCGAGGTCCTTGACCCACTGGTCGCCCGAATCGCTGGCGACGGTGAGATTCTGCCCCATGATCTCGACGTTGATGCCTTTCATCTCCTTAACCTAATTCAATGCCGTCGAAGCGGGCGAGGATCTTCTCGATCCTGCTACGGACTTCTCCGCGTTCGTTTTCGTGCTGCTTGCGCTCCTGTTCGAATTGCCGAATCTGGGCGGTGGCCTCCCCGATGCGTCGCTCGCTCTCGGCCAGGCGTTGCTGAAGCTGTTCGTTTTCTTTGCGTAGTTGCTGAATGCGGGTTACGGATGCCTGAATGCGTTCATCGAGTTGCTTGAGGACATCGATCGACGTGGACATAGAGAAACTTCTACCTTTACTTTAGTTTTCGATTAACTGGCCTGTCAAGCTGCATAAGAGCCGCTTGTGTTATCCCCCTCGCCCTGCCCACCTTCGAAGAGCGCGTCGACGAATTCGCGCGCATCGAACTCGCGTAGATCGTCGATCTCTTCACCCAGCCCCACGAACCGGACCGGTACCTTGAGCCGGTCGGCAATCGCAATGACCACACCACCCTTTGCGGTGCTGTCAAGCTTGGCCAGGACTACCCCGGTGAGGGGAACCGCATCGCCGAAGATCTTCGCCTGACTAAGCGCATTCTGTCCGGTGTTCGCGTCCAGCACCAGCCAGGTTTCGTGCGGAGCACCGGGCAGTTCGCGTCCCGCGACCCGCGCGATCTTCTTGAGCTCCTCCATCAAGTTGACCTTGGTCTGCAAACGTCCCGCCGTATCGATCACGACCGACCTGGCATTGCGCGCGACGGCGGCCTTGACCGCGTCGAAGGCGACCGCGGCGGGGTCGGAGCCCTGCGATTGCTTAATCATGTCGACGCCAGCGCGATCGCACCAGACTTGGAGCTGTTCGATCGCGGCTGCGCGAAAAGTGTCCGCGGCCGCCACGATCACACCGCCGCGCTCTGCCTTGAGCCTAGCCGCCAGCTTGGCGACCGTGGTGGTTTTCCCTACGCCGTTAACCCCCACCACCAGGATGACCAGCGGCGCATCGCCGGCGTCCGCGGGCGCGCGCGTCGCAGCCTCGAGGATGCGCGCGATTTCGGCTTTGAGAGCATCGCGCACGACCTCGGGACGGCTGTCATTGCCAAGCCGAGTACGCACCGCTTCGACGATCTTCAGACTGGCTTCGACGCCCACATCGGCGGCGATCAGAGCCTCTTCGAGGCCTTCGTAGAGCTCTTCGGTCTTCTTGCTGCCGGTGATTGCAGCGCGGATGCGCGCCAGGAAATTCTCGCGCGTCTTGCGTAGGCCAATTCCGATTCGCACCGGCGCCTTCGGTGCCGGTGCGCGCTCTCCAACCTCGGGGGGAGCCGCAACTTCGTCGATGGTGGTCG
The window above is part of the Candidatus Binataceae bacterium genome. Proteins encoded here:
- the rny gene encoding ribonuclease Y — translated: MNLIVAILGFVVGSAIFLVWGLTRRRVSAVDQEAARVQAEETVREAQTRGELIIKEAEVRAKDLVVGARADAEREVRDRRREMQQAETKLESREEAFEKRQEAFERREGDLNRREQSFRTREKNLAEKEEERQKLVDEARTKLEAVAGLTREEAKRSLMDEMIGQARTDAARHIRVVEEEAREEADRRAKRIVSIAIERLAGEFVAERTVAVIALPTDEMKGRIIGREGRNIRAIEAATGVDIIIDDTPEAVVISCHNPIRREIARVALERLISDGRIHPGRIEEVVRKAEQEVEESIREAGQRSIIEVGVHGIHPELVKLLGMLKYRYSYAQNVLMHSIEAAFIAGAMAAELGLNEKQARRAALLHDIGKALTHEVEGSHALIGAELARKYGESAKIVNAIAAHHEEVKAETILAPLVDAADALSGARPGARREVLESYVKRLEDLEQIAKSFRGVEKCFAVQAGREMRVIVEPGQVSDEDSAMLARDVARKIETDMTYPGQIRVTVIRETRSTEIAR
- a CDS encoding 5-formyltetrahydrofolate cyclo-ligase codes for the protein MADQKKYLRTMLGECRASLAPHFTKSRSVTIQRRLLATDCYRDAPAVVLYSPIDNEVAMDLVASDAIASGKELFFPRQRRDRETMTVARVHALSELVRGAFGIREPGSESASARPYELARAIVVVPGLAFGPQGQRLGRGGGHYDRFLAALPREAITVGLAYSFQLLDRIPQESFDRRLQYIITESALIRVAEPQVQPLAAEVGRGGTPG
- a CDS encoding cell division protein ZapA produces the protein MKGINVEIMGQNLTVASDSGDQWVKDLARTVDGKIKNIRAGTQAVSSVHLAILAALNFADELERLRQEHTALVEHIEAMNKRLSAAIEGKEL
- a CDS encoding cell division protein ZapB — encoded protein: MSTSIDVLKQLDERIQASVTRIQQLRKENEQLQQRLAESERRIGEATAQIRQFEQERKQHENERGEVRSRIEKILARFDGIELG
- the ftsY gene encoding signal recognition particle-docking protein FtsY: MLSLDLNTVAIIVIALVLGSGLAFIGVLIQWSLRKSRPSQAEPSLPQARAVLVQRSEEALYEEVLEGTLAPEQAAPPISERPTTIDEVAAPPEVGERAPAPKAPVRIGIGLRKTRENFLARIRAAITGSKKTEELYEGLEEALIAADVGVEASLKIVEAVRTRLGNDSRPEVVRDALKAEIARILEAATRAPADAGDAPLVILVVGVNGVGKTTTVAKLAARLKAERGGVIVAAADTFRAAAIEQLQVWCDRAGVDMIKQSQGSDPAAVAFDAVKAAVARNARSVVIDTAGRLQTKVNLMEELKKIARVAGRELPGAPHETWLVLDANTGQNALSQAKIFGDAVPLTGVVLAKLDSTAKGGVVIAIADRLKVPVRFVGLGEEIDDLREFDAREFVDALFEGGQGEGDNTSGSYAA